Proteins encoded within one genomic window of Streptomyces profundus:
- a CDS encoding protein-arginine deiminase domain-containing protein: MHNNDETAATTSAPRPPRATRARRTAPWAAGALLVATAVAVGVGVRAHGDQRADGGGHLLADTDRDGWVTEQDASEKDTWTDSRGAIVLPNVDDDAVRCGVLVPEGQRLPDEQLAACHDGADEQVNGAADAEDLAPLRVTPARGVGDDARATVTVDEASAPHTRLFLRGPDAAYAPLTEDTELTARQLRDGVELALEATDVVRDPELWNGLVDVTLTVTDGDSTQTDRVRLRVAPLLLTHDLMPIDRVVVSDNGTTPEQAEREGYDPITPAEPIHEGEETFRAELRDGLAAAGVDDQLVDYPTGGDPWMRDQFITGYAVAPGPNGEQRRISVLLRSADVMPEESSQEFPLRDAGRPIFSVFRGPGVAGVQQYREDRVGDDERALLWGSFSSTGNFLVAPPHATEQGAYPTGRVLYGSDGAEAAPDAEFTGLLAAQGEQDPLAVDTSWLGVGHIDEFLSFVPADNERGWAALVADPELGWELLDELVDAGLGDQPVVRGVAQENNPHPEATVAEALQLPELHEGQRLATEGVNAAIEVLTAELGLTDDEIVRVPALFHRLEIPDYPRQDIVANYLPAIANGLQPGTDTYLSPKPHAPADAEGRDIFQRATEEALAPHGVDVAWVDDWQYAHGVGTVGGNVHCVTNAFRQLPDDLAWWR; the protein is encoded by the coding sequence ATGCACAACAACGACGAGACAGCCGCGACGACTTCGGCCCCACGCCCGCCCCGAGCCACCCGAGCGCGCCGGACCGCCCCCTGGGCGGCGGGCGCCCTGCTGGTGGCCACGGCGGTCGCGGTCGGCGTCGGGGTGCGGGCCCACGGCGATCAGAGGGCCGACGGGGGAGGTCATCTGCTGGCCGACACGGACAGGGACGGCTGGGTCACCGAGCAGGACGCCTCGGAGAAGGACACCTGGACGGACAGCAGGGGCGCGATCGTGCTGCCCAACGTGGACGACGACGCGGTGCGCTGCGGTGTCCTCGTCCCCGAGGGGCAGCGGCTGCCCGACGAGCAGTTGGCCGCGTGTCACGACGGCGCCGACGAGCAGGTGAACGGCGCCGCCGACGCCGAGGATCTGGCGCCGCTTCGGGTGACCCCGGCGCGCGGCGTCGGCGACGACGCGCGCGCCACCGTGACCGTGGACGAGGCCTCAGCGCCGCACACCCGGCTCTTCCTCCGCGGCCCCGACGCCGCGTACGCCCCGCTGACCGAGGACACCGAACTGACCGCGAGGCAGCTCAGGGACGGCGTCGAACTGGCCCTTGAGGCAACGGACGTCGTCCGCGATCCGGAGCTCTGGAACGGCCTGGTCGACGTCACGCTGACCGTCACCGACGGCGACTCCACCCAGACCGACCGGGTGCGGCTACGCGTCGCGCCGCTGCTCCTCACCCACGATCTGATGCCGATCGACCGGGTGGTGGTCAGCGACAACGGCACCACTCCGGAGCAGGCTGAACGCGAGGGCTACGACCCCATCACGCCGGCCGAGCCGATACACGAGGGTGAGGAGACCTTCCGGGCGGAGCTGCGCGACGGCCTTGCCGCCGCCGGCGTGGACGACCAGCTGGTGGACTACCCGACCGGCGGCGACCCCTGGATGCGGGACCAGTTCATCACCGGCTACGCGGTCGCCCCGGGCCCGAACGGCGAGCAGCGCCGGATCAGCGTGCTGCTGCGGTCAGCCGATGTGATGCCGGAGGAGAGCAGTCAGGAGTTCCCGCTGCGCGACGCCGGCCGGCCGATCTTCTCGGTCTTCCGCGGCCCGGGGGTCGCGGGCGTCCAGCAGTACCGGGAGGACCGCGTCGGCGACGACGAACGGGCCCTGCTCTGGGGCTCGTTCAGCTCCACCGGCAACTTCCTCGTCGCCCCGCCGCACGCCACGGAGCAGGGGGCCTACCCGACCGGCCGGGTGCTCTACGGCTCCGACGGCGCCGAAGCGGCGCCCGACGCGGAGTTCACGGGGCTGCTCGCAGCGCAGGGCGAGCAGGACCCGCTCGCGGTGGACACCAGCTGGCTGGGGGTCGGGCACATAGACGAGTTCCTGTCGTTCGTGCCGGCGGACAACGAGCGGGGCTGGGCCGCGCTCGTCGCCGACCCGGAGCTCGGCTGGGAGCTGCTCGACGAGCTGGTGGACGCCGGCCTCGGCGATCAGCCCGTGGTGCGCGGTGTGGCCCAGGAGAACAACCCGCATCCCGAAGCGACCGTGGCCGAGGCCCTCCAGCTGCCGGAGCTGCACGAGGGCCAGCGGCTGGCCACCGAGGGGGTGAACGCCGCCATCGAGGTGCTCACCGCCGAGCTGGGGCTCACCGACGACGAGATCGTGCGGGTGCCGGCGCTCTTCCACCGCCTGGAGATCCCCGACTACCCGCGCCAGGACATCGTGGCCAACTACCTGCCGGCGATAGCCAACGGACTCCAGCCGGGCACCGACACCTACCTGTCGCCCAAGCCGCACGCGCCGGCCGACGCCGAGGGCCGCGACATCTTCCAGCGCGCCACGGAGGAGGCGCTGGCCCCGCACGGCGTGGATGTCGCCTGGGTCGACGACTGGCAGTACGCACACGGGGTGGGAACGGTCGGTGGCAATGTGCACTGCGTGACCAACGCGTTCCGTCAGCTGCCCGACGATCTCGCCTGGTGGCGTTGA
- a CDS encoding DUF2630 family protein — MDDQDILARVDELVSEERALREHGTGRGLGEDERLRLSDLEVRLDQCWDLLRQRRARAEFGDDPDGAAQRPAREVEGYQS; from the coding sequence ATGGACGACCAGGACATTCTGGCCCGTGTCGACGAGCTGGTCTCGGAGGAGCGGGCGCTGCGCGAACACGGCACCGGGCGCGGCCTCGGGGAGGACGAGCGGCTCCGCCTCAGCGATCTGGAGGTGCGGCTCGACCAGTGCTGGGATCTGCTCAGGCAGCGCCGGGCCCGGGCCGAGTTCGGCGACGACCCGGACGGCGCCGCCCAGCGCCCGGCCCGCGAGGTCGAGGGCTACCAGTCCTGA
- a CDS encoding FAD-binding protein, whose product MQTTGALAHNWAGNITFGAARLHRPTSIDELRRIVAGAERAHVLGSGHSFNTIADTAGDLIRVDRLPRRVEIDRDRRTVTLSAGLRYGELTAELHAAGLALANLASLPHISVAGSVATGTHGSGNERRGLASAVRAMEFVGPDGETHTVDAESDPERFPGAVVHLGALGVVTALTLETEPTFEVAQWVYTGVPLDAVAAHYPEISASAYSVSVFTDWHSGEATVWLKRRTDREDAGRPGERWFGGTPAAGPWHPIPGMPATFCTRQGGVPGPWHERLPHFRSEFTPSGGEELQSELFLPRERAADAVAALREIAAQFAGVLQIAEIRTIAADELWLSPAQGRDSVALHFTWVKDQAAVLPVLAAVESRLLPLGARPHWGKLTCATPATVVELFPRFADFRRLAASLDPEGCFRNAFLDALFDAAP is encoded by the coding sequence ATGCAGACCACCGGGGCTCTGGCCCACAACTGGGCCGGAAACATCACCTTCGGCGCGGCTCGGCTGCACCGGCCGACCTCCATCGACGAGCTGCGGCGTATCGTCGCCGGCGCCGAGCGGGCCCATGTGCTGGGCAGCGGGCACTCGTTCAACACGATCGCCGACACGGCGGGCGATCTGATCCGGGTGGACAGGTTGCCCCGCCGGGTGGAGATCGATCGGGACCGCCGCACGGTCACGCTCAGCGCCGGCCTGCGCTACGGCGAGTTGACCGCCGAACTCCACGCGGCCGGCCTCGCGTTGGCCAATCTGGCCTCGCTGCCGCATATCTCGGTCGCCGGCTCGGTCGCGACCGGCACCCATGGCTCGGGGAACGAGCGGCGCGGGCTGGCCTCGGCGGTGCGGGCGATGGAGTTCGTCGGCCCGGACGGCGAGACGCACACCGTCGACGCCGAGTCCGATCCGGAGCGCTTCCCCGGCGCGGTGGTGCATCTGGGGGCGCTGGGCGTGGTGACGGCCCTGACCCTGGAGACGGAGCCGACCTTCGAGGTGGCCCAGTGGGTCTACACCGGGGTGCCGCTGGACGCCGTGGCCGCCCACTATCCGGAGATCTCCGCCAGCGCCTACAGCGTCAGCGTCTTCACCGACTGGCACAGCGGCGAGGCCACCGTCTGGCTCAAGCGCCGCACCGACCGGGAGGACGCCGGACGGCCGGGCGAGCGGTGGTTCGGCGGCACGCCGGCCGCCGGGCCCTGGCACCCGATCCCCGGGATGCCGGCCACCTTCTGCACCCGGCAGGGAGGCGTGCCGGGCCCGTGGCACGAGCGGCTGCCGCACTTCCGCTCCGAGTTCACGCCCAGCGGCGGCGAGGAGTTGCAGTCCGAGCTGTTCCTGCCGCGCGAACGGGCCGCCGACGCGGTGGCGGCGCTGCGGGAGATCGCGGCCCAGTTCGCCGGGGTGCTCCAGATCGCCGAGATCCGCACCATCGCGGCGGACGAGCTGTGGCTGAGCCCGGCGCAGGGCCGGGACTCGGTGGCCCTCCACTTCACCTGGGTCAAGGACCAGGCGGCGGTGCTGCCGGTGCTCGCCGCCGTCGAGTCCCGGCTGCTGCCGCTGGGCGCCCGCCCGCACTGGGGGAAGCTCACCTGCGCCACCCCGGCGACGGTGGTGGAGCTCTTCCCCCGGTTCGCCGACTTCCGGCGACTGGCCGCCTCACTCGACCCCGAGGGGTGCTTCCGCAACGCCTTCCTGGACGCGCTCTTCGACGCCGCCCCCTGA
- a CDS encoding thioesterase II family protein, giving the protein MAERGSGPTAGPGGRANGNTDWVRRYHPNPHAPFRLVALPHAGGSASYFFRFAELMAPTAEVLAVQYPGRQDRIADPPLPSVELLADAAHLALRPFADRPLAFFGHSMGAVLAYEVARRFEATDGLVAQGLFLSGRRAPTVHRTETVHQRDDDGLIAEVVSLSGTDAAVLRDPSIVAMVLPALRGDYTAIETHRHRPGPPLRAPLHVLLGDVDPRVDEEEGRAWAPLSEGPFSLDTFPGAHFYLADHWEAVARRVAAALASSPLPDSAAR; this is encoded by the coding sequence ATGGCCGAGCGTGGCAGTGGGCCGACCGCAGGGCCGGGCGGCCGGGCCAACGGGAACACCGACTGGGTCCGCCGCTACCACCCCAACCCGCACGCGCCTTTCCGGCTGGTGGCGCTGCCGCACGCCGGCGGGTCCGCCAGCTACTTCTTCCGCTTCGCCGAGCTGATGGCGCCCACCGCCGAGGTGCTGGCCGTCCAGTACCCGGGCCGACAGGACCGGATCGCGGACCCGCCGCTGCCCAGCGTCGAACTGCTCGCCGACGCCGCCCACCTGGCGCTCCGGCCCTTCGCCGACCGGCCGTTGGCCTTCTTCGGGCACAGCATGGGCGCCGTCCTCGCCTACGAGGTGGCGCGCCGCTTCGAGGCCACCGACGGGCTGGTCGCCCAGGGGCTCTTCCTCTCCGGGCGTCGCGCACCGACGGTCCACCGCACCGAGACGGTGCACCAGCGCGACGACGACGGGCTGATCGCCGAGGTGGTTTCGCTCAGCGGCACCGATGCGGCGGTGCTGCGCGACCCGAGCATCGTGGCCATGGTGCTGCCGGCGCTGCGGGGCGACTACACGGCCATCGAGACCCACCGCCACCGCCCTGGCCCGCCGCTGCGCGCCCCGCTGCACGTCCTGCTGGGCGATGTGGACCCGCGCGTCGACGAGGAGGAGGGCCGGGCCTGGGCGCCGCTGAGCGAGGGGCCGTTCAGCCTGGACACCTTCCCCGGTGCCCACTTCTACCTCGCCGACCACTGGGAGGCGGTGGCCCGGCGGGTGGCGGCGGCGCTGGCGTCCTCGCCCCTGCCGGACTCCGCCGCGCGCTGA
- a CDS encoding LLM class flavin-dependent oxidoreductase → MSHESVPLSILDLVPISSGGTAGQALRNTADLARHAEELGYHRYWLAEHHLVPGVASSQPALVIGLIAGATRRIRVGSGAVQLGHQTALAVVEQFGILDALAPGRVDLGLGRSGHRAKRGHEADKPRPEPAPVEAREVEGLLIPPPFNPGKLLASPRFAVHQRLLHAPGSEPRDYAEQVDEIRALLDGTYRSPEGLDAHATPGEGADIQLWVLGSSGGESARVAGERGLPFTANYHVSPGTVLETVAAYRKAFVPSAELSEPLVQVSADVVVAEDEATARQLASGYAPWVRAIRDGRGAIPFPTPEEAASLSWTAEERRLVADRLDTQFVGTPGQVVEGLTRLRAATGADELLITTITHDHADRVRSYRLLAEAWGTTG, encoded by the coding sequence ATGTCGCACGAGTCCGTGCCGCTGTCCATACTCGACCTGGTCCCCATCAGCTCCGGAGGCACCGCCGGCCAGGCGCTGCGCAACACCGCGGATCTGGCCCGGCACGCCGAGGAGTTGGGCTACCACCGCTACTGGCTGGCCGAGCACCATCTGGTCCCCGGCGTGGCCAGCTCGCAGCCCGCCCTGGTGATCGGCCTGATCGCCGGCGCCACCCGGCGAATCCGGGTGGGTTCGGGCGCGGTCCAGCTCGGCCACCAGACGGCGTTGGCGGTGGTGGAGCAGTTCGGCATCCTGGACGCCCTCGCCCCTGGCCGCGTCGATCTGGGCCTCGGCCGCTCGGGCCATCGGGCGAAGCGGGGGCACGAGGCCGACAAGCCCAGGCCGGAGCCCGCGCCCGTCGAGGCGCGCGAGGTCGAGGGGCTGTTGATCCCGCCTCCCTTCAACCCGGGAAAGCTGCTCGCCTCGCCCCGATTCGCCGTGCACCAGCGGCTGTTGCACGCGCCGGGCTCCGAACCGCGCGACTACGCCGAGCAGGTGGACGAGATCCGGGCGCTGCTGGACGGCACCTACCGCTCCCCCGAGGGTCTTGACGCGCATGCGACGCCGGGGGAGGGCGCCGACATCCAGCTGTGGGTGCTGGGCAGCAGCGGGGGCGAGAGCGCCAGGGTCGCCGGCGAACGGGGCCTGCCGTTCACCGCCAACTACCATGTCAGCCCCGGCACCGTGCTGGAGACGGTGGCCGCCTACCGCAAGGCGTTCGTGCCGTCGGCCGAGCTGTCCGAGCCCCTGGTGCAGGTGTCGGCCGATGTGGTGGTGGCCGAGGACGAGGCGACGGCGCGCCAGCTGGCCAGCGGCTACGCGCCCTGGGTGCGCGCGATCCGGGACGGGCGCGGCGCCATCCCGTTCCCGACGCCGGAGGAGGCCGCGTCGCTCAGCTGGACGGCGGAGGAACGGCGGCTGGTCGCCGACCGGTTGGACACCCAGTTCGTCGGCACCCCGGGCCAGGTCGTGGAGGGGCTGACCCGGCTGCGCGCGGCGACCGGCGCCGACGAGCTGCTGATCACCACCATCACCCACGACCACGCGGACCGGGTCCGGTCCTACCGGCTGCTCGCCGAGGCCTGGGGCACCACCGGCTGA
- a CDS encoding LLM class flavin-dependent oxidoreductase → MTRQADERSRRQLHLNLFIYPGGHHEAAWRYRGSAPERLLDIHYYQDIARRAEAEKFDGIFLADGPALADNVRYASRFRLEPFTSLATLAAVTERIGLIATASTTYFEPYNLARLLASLDHLSKGRAGWNIVTTGAPQAAANFGLEAHPAHAERYDRAREFVEVVSKLWDSWEDEALVADPASGLFADTDRVHPIEHLGRHFTVRGPLNIPRTPQGRPVYVQAGSSEDGRAFAARFAEAVFTAHQTLASGQEFYADLKRRAAAAGRDPDQLLVLPGISPFIGSTEAEARALHAEFDELTQPEYSLRMLDRVLGVRLTTEQLDGPVPRELIETGGERGNGSRFQVILDIIDREQPTVRQLLHQLAGARGHRVVTGTPEQVADQIQEWFENGAADGFNIMPPWLTGGFDVFAEQVVPILRQRGLFRSEYTGSTLREHYGLPRPAGRSPSQPADRLVPAAR, encoded by the coding sequence GTGACCCGTCAGGCAGATGAGCGCTCGCGCCGTCAACTGCACCTCAACCTCTTCATCTACCCGGGCGGTCACCACGAGGCAGCCTGGCGCTACCGGGGTTCGGCGCCCGAGCGCCTGTTGGACATCCACTACTACCAGGACATCGCGCGCCGAGCCGAGGCGGAGAAGTTCGACGGGATCTTCCTCGCCGACGGTCCCGCGCTCGCCGACAACGTCCGTTACGCCAGCAGGTTCCGGCTGGAGCCGTTCACCTCGCTGGCGACCCTGGCGGCGGTCACCGAGCGGATCGGGCTGATCGCCACCGCCTCCACCACCTACTTCGAGCCCTACAACCTGGCCCGTCTCCTCGCCTCGCTCGACCATCTGAGCAAGGGCAGGGCCGGCTGGAACATCGTCACCACCGGCGCGCCGCAGGCGGCGGCGAACTTCGGCCTGGAGGCCCATCCGGCGCACGCCGAACGCTACGACCGGGCGCGGGAGTTCGTCGAGGTGGTCAGCAAGCTGTGGGACAGCTGGGAGGACGAGGCGCTGGTCGCCGACCCGGCGTCCGGGCTCTTCGCCGACACCGACCGGGTGCACCCCATCGAGCACCTGGGCCGGCACTTCACGGTGCGCGGGCCGCTCAACATCCCGCGCACGCCGCAGGGCCGCCCGGTCTATGTGCAGGCCGGCTCGTCCGAGGACGGAAGGGCGTTCGCCGCGCGCTTCGCCGAGGCGGTGTTCACGGCCCATCAGACCCTGGCCAGCGGGCAGGAGTTCTACGCCGACCTGAAGCGGCGCGCGGCAGCCGCGGGGCGTGACCCCGACCAACTGCTGGTGCTGCCCGGCATCAGCCCGTTCATCGGCTCGACGGAGGCCGAAGCCCGGGCGCTGCACGCCGAGTTCGACGAGCTGACGCAGCCGGAGTACTCGTTGCGGATGCTGGACCGCGTCCTGGGCGTGCGGCTGACCACCGAGCAGCTGGACGGCCCGGTGCCGCGCGAGCTGATCGAGACCGGCGGCGAACGCGGCAACGGCAGCAGGTTCCAGGTGATCCTCGACATCATCGACCGCGAACAGCCCACCGTGCGGCAGCTGTTGCACCAGCTCGCCGGGGCCAGGGGTCACCGGGTGGTCACCGGCACCCCGGAGCAGGTCGCCGACCAGATCCAGGAGTGGTTCGAGAACGGGGCCGCCGACGGCTTCAACATCATGCCGCCCTGGCTGACCGGCGGCTTCGACGTCTTCGCCGAGCAGGTGGTGCCGATCCTGCGGCAACGCGGCCTGTTCCGATCCGAGTACACCGGCAGCACACTGCGCGAGCACTACGGTCTGCCCCGCCCGGCCGGCCGGTCGCCGAGCCAGCCCGCCGACAGGCTGGTGCCCGCAGCGCGCTGA
- a CDS encoding ABC transporter ATP-binding protein has product MAAHAGGLTAAAPAGSAVHIASLTRRFGERRVLDGLDLDIASDEFVALIGRSGSGKSTLLRVLAGIDHEVTSYQELAAPEKVSVVFQDARLLPWKRVLDNVALGLGGHDAEARARTALAEVGLEGRERAWPVELSGGEQQRVALARSLVRDPELLLADEPFGALDALTRLRMHTLLRQLCARHRPAVLLVTHDVDEAIALADRVVVLDEGRIAADLPVDLPPPRSPGTARYAALRTELLTLLGVDPAGDSVSPSVEEGELP; this is encoded by the coding sequence ATGGCAGCGCACGCTGGCGGACTGACGGCCGCCGCACCGGCCGGCTCCGCGGTGCACATCGCCTCGCTGACCCGACGGTTCGGCGAGCGGCGGGTGTTGGACGGGCTGGATCTCGACATCGCGTCCGACGAGTTCGTGGCCCTGATCGGGCGCAGCGGCTCCGGGAAGAGCACGCTGCTGCGCGTTCTGGCCGGCATCGACCACGAGGTGACGTCCTATCAGGAGCTGGCCGCGCCGGAGAAGGTCTCCGTGGTCTTCCAGGACGCCAGGCTGCTGCCCTGGAAGCGGGTCCTGGACAACGTGGCGCTTGGCCTCGGCGGCCACGACGCCGAGGCGCGCGCGAGGACGGCGCTGGCCGAGGTCGGCCTTGAGGGGCGGGAACGGGCCTGGCCGGTGGAGCTGTCGGGGGGCGAGCAGCAGCGCGTCGCGCTGGCCCGCTCGCTGGTGCGTGATCCCGAACTGCTCCTGGCGGACGAGCCGTTCGGCGCGCTGGACGCGCTGACGCGGCTGCGGATGCACACGTTGCTCCGTCAGCTCTGCGCCCGGCACCGGCCGGCCGTGCTGCTGGTCACGCACGATGTGGACGAGGCGATCGCGCTGGCCGACCGGGTGGTGGTGCTGGACGAGGGCCGGATCGCCGCCGATCTGCCGGTGGACCTGCCGCCGCCGCGCAGCCCCGGCACCGCGCGCTATGCGGCGCTCCGCACCGAGCTGCTCACCCTGCTGGGTGTGGACCCGGCCGGCGACTCCGTCAGCCCCAGCGTCGAGGAGGGCGAACTCCCGTGA